In the genome of Nitrospira japonica, one region contains:
- the dop gene encoding depupylase/deamidase Dop, which translates to MADANAPSTPRVLGTETEFGIASRDAALSDPITNSLAVIGHYPGLSVPHAVWDYENENPLLDARGFEVDGERERPNPDYNRQLNKVLANGGRLYVDGAHPEYSTPECTNAREVVAFERVAERILAQCLDAMTKARGREQIVLYKNNSDGKGNSYGYHENYLVSRSVPFERLVQVLAPFFVTRPIFAGAGKVGAENQTSPADYQISQRADFFECLVDLNTMVKRPIVNSRDEPHCEYAKYRRLHVIVGDANMAELSTYLKVGTLAIVLDLVEAGADLPKFELEDPVRAIKQVSRDLTIKEPLRLAGGQATTALAMQRGYLKAAMDFYACHDLPQVTKDVLVRWEEVLDKLERDPRSLVRELDWVAKRHLMESYMERKGCGWNDPRIRLMDLQYHDVRPDKGLYYTLERSHMVERIVQDVEISRAEFMPPSGTRAFFRGRCVGKYAKSIYGASWTSVLFDLGNTTIKKVPLMDPLRGTEALTADLLEQSDSAEALLEKLKA; encoded by the coding sequence ATGGCGGACGCTAACGCTCCTTCGACACCTCGGGTGCTGGGTACGGAGACGGAATTCGGCATCGCATCGCGCGACGCCGCCCTGTCGGATCCCATTACCAACTCCCTCGCCGTCATCGGCCATTATCCCGGTCTCTCGGTACCGCATGCGGTATGGGACTACGAGAACGAAAATCCGCTCCTCGACGCCCGTGGTTTCGAGGTCGACGGCGAGCGGGAGCGGCCCAATCCCGACTACAACCGGCAGCTGAACAAGGTCCTGGCCAACGGCGGGCGTCTTTACGTCGACGGGGCCCATCCCGAATACTCCACGCCGGAATGCACGAACGCCCGCGAGGTCGTGGCCTTCGAACGGGTGGCCGAGCGGATTCTCGCCCAGTGCCTCGACGCCATGACCAAGGCGCGGGGCCGCGAACAGATCGTCCTGTACAAGAACAATTCCGACGGCAAGGGCAACAGCTACGGCTACCACGAGAATTATCTCGTGTCCCGGTCCGTGCCGTTTGAACGGCTCGTCCAGGTCCTGGCGCCGTTCTTCGTGACCCGTCCGATCTTCGCCGGCGCGGGGAAAGTGGGAGCGGAGAATCAGACCAGCCCGGCGGACTACCAGATCTCTCAGCGGGCCGACTTCTTCGAATGCCTGGTCGACTTGAACACGATGGTGAAGCGTCCCATCGTGAACTCCCGCGACGAACCCCATTGCGAATATGCCAAGTATCGCCGGCTTCACGTCATCGTGGGCGATGCCAACATGGCCGAGCTTTCGACCTATCTGAAAGTCGGCACGCTGGCGATCGTGCTCGATTTGGTGGAAGCGGGCGCGGACCTGCCGAAGTTCGAGCTGGAAGACCCGGTCCGGGCCATCAAGCAGGTGTCGCGGGATCTCACGATCAAGGAGCCGCTGCGGCTGGCCGGCGGGCAGGCAACGACGGCCTTGGCGATGCAACGCGGCTATCTCAAGGCGGCGATGGACTTTTATGCCTGCCACGATCTGCCGCAGGTGACGAAGGACGTGCTCGTCCGTTGGGAAGAAGTCCTCGACAAGCTGGAGCGCGATCCGCGTTCGCTGGTCCGCGAGCTGGATTGGGTGGCCAAGCGCCACCTGATGGAATCCTACATGGAGCGCAAGGGCTGCGGGTGGAACGATCCCCGCATCCGTTTGATGGATCTCCAATACCACGACGTCCGCCCCGACAAGGGTCTGTACTACACCCTCGAGCGCAGCCACATGGTCGAGCGCATCGTGCAGGACGTGGAAATCTCGCGGGCGGAGTTCATGCCGCCGTCGGGGACCAGGGCCTTTTTCCGCGGGCGCTGCGTGGGGAAATATGCCAAGTCGATCTACGGCGCGAGCTGGACCTCCGTGCTGTTCGACCTGGGCAACACGACGATCAAGAAAGTGCCGCTGATGGATCCGCTCCGAGGCACCGAGGCGCTCACCGCCGATTTGCTGGAGCAATCCGACAGCGCCGAGGCCTTGTTGGAGAAGTTGAAAGCCTGA
- the pafA gene encoding Pup--protein ligase gives MKQRIFGLENEYGLIFSPNGRIYLPMEKVLGYIFEGLIPNSWPSNAFLVNGARFYQDTGCHPEYSTPECDNILDLVVHDKAGERLLEACLPAAEERLREEGLSGEIYIFKNNTDSLGNTYGCHENFLMRRDVDFWKVTEQLIPFFVTRQIYSGAGKVLKVSGKPQYFISQRAQHIHEKTSSSTTSSRSIINTRDEPHADAERYRRLHIIVGDSNMSELVTYLKVGTATLVLSMIEEGYTVHGMELEDPVKAIREISRDPTVKRKVKLDDGRQLTAVEIQRVYLERAQEYLAQQDHDPILDDVWKRWATILDKLEEDPLQLVREVDWVTKRHLIQSYIDKKGCGWDDPRVFLLDLQFHDVKRTRGLYYLMESRGLVERVVEEDAVQRAMSTPPQTTRAKVRGDFIRFARAKNRSYTVDWTYLKLNGYWEETILCMDPFSAVNRRVDELVAQVSGLRFYR, from the coding sequence ATGAAGCAGCGGATCTTCGGCCTGGAGAACGAATATGGGCTCATCTTCTCGCCCAACGGCCGGATCTACCTGCCCATGGAGAAGGTGCTCGGCTATATCTTCGAAGGGCTGATTCCCAACAGTTGGCCCTCCAACGCCTTCCTCGTCAACGGCGCGCGGTTCTATCAGGACACCGGCTGCCACCCGGAATATTCGACCCCGGAATGCGACAACATCCTCGATCTGGTCGTCCACGACAAGGCCGGGGAGCGTCTGCTGGAGGCCTGTCTGCCGGCGGCCGAGGAACGGCTGCGCGAAGAGGGACTCTCGGGCGAGATCTACATCTTCAAGAACAACACCGACTCGCTGGGCAACACCTACGGGTGCCACGAGAATTTCCTCATGCGGCGCGACGTCGACTTCTGGAAGGTCACGGAACAGCTCATTCCCTTTTTCGTGACCAGGCAGATCTACAGCGGCGCCGGCAAGGTGCTGAAGGTGTCCGGCAAGCCGCAGTACTTCATCTCGCAGCGTGCGCAGCATATTCACGAAAAGACCTCCTCCTCGACTACGTCATCGCGGAGCATCATCAACACGCGGGACGAACCCCATGCCGACGCCGAACGGTACCGCCGGCTGCACATCATCGTGGGCGACTCCAACATGTCCGAGTTGGTGACCTACCTCAAGGTCGGCACCGCCACGCTGGTGCTCTCGATGATCGAAGAGGGGTACACGGTGCACGGGATGGAGCTGGAGGATCCGGTGAAGGCCATCCGGGAGATCTCCCGCGATCCCACCGTGAAACGCAAGGTGAAGCTGGATGACGGCCGGCAGTTGACCGCCGTGGAGATCCAGCGCGTCTATCTGGAGCGGGCCCAGGAATATCTGGCTCAGCAGGACCACGATCCGATCCTGGACGACGTCTGGAAACGATGGGCCACGATCCTCGACAAGCTCGAAGAAGACCCGCTGCAGCTCGTGCGCGAGGTCGACTGGGTCACCAAGCGGCATCTCATCCAGTCGTACATCGACAAGAAGGGCTGCGGGTGGGACGATCCGCGCGTCTTCCTGTTGGATCTCCAATTTCACGACGTGAAACGCACCAGGGGGTTGTACTATCTCATGGAATCTCGCGGCCTGGTGGAGCGGGTGGTGGAAGAAGACGCCGTGCAGCGCGCCATGTCCACGCCGCCGCAGACCACCAGGGCCAAAGTGCGTGGCGACTTCATCCGGTTCGCGCGGGCGAAGAACCGCTCGTACACGGTCGATTGGACCTACTTGAAGCTGAACGGTTATTGGGAAGAAACGATCCTGTGCATGGACCCCTTCAGCGCGGTGAACCGCCGCGTGGACGAATTGGTCGCCCAGGTATCGGGACTGCGCTTCTATCGATGA
- a CDS encoding M23 family metallopeptidase — MSSFDRTIITGVVLLTSVFPVELFSTAPPPPRGSDGQYSGKQGQVVVVKVPHQEEVTEVKGTILNRTVPFFREYRRGEVPGYVGLIGIDMQDEPGTHELAVVVTKGEEVKHLSYNVLVTKEKFNIEHLTLPKDKVDLDDKAVTRWKAEQEQVKQALVENSASRLWRSSFVEPVSGKRTGIFGSVRVMNGQPRNPHNGEDIGAPLGTEVATTNDGVVRLTVDHFFSGKGIFVDHGLGFYSMYFHLSEVLVKEGDLVKAGQVIGKVGATGRATGPHLHWGVKLNGARVNPYALLDLPFSSAAASGMPPASASSAASPVSAGAISAKQ, encoded by the coding sequence ATGTCGTCCTTCGACCGGACGATCATCACCGGCGTTGTGCTGCTGACGAGCGTCTTTCCCGTTGAATTGTTCTCCACTGCGCCTCCTCCGCCCAGAGGCAGCGACGGCCAATACAGCGGCAAACAGGGGCAAGTCGTGGTGGTCAAGGTGCCACACCAGGAGGAAGTCACCGAGGTCAAGGGGACGATCCTCAACCGCACGGTTCCTTTCTTCCGGGAGTACCGGCGGGGCGAGGTGCCGGGCTACGTCGGCCTCATCGGCATCGACATGCAGGACGAACCGGGCACGCACGAGTTGGCGGTCGTCGTGACCAAAGGAGAAGAGGTCAAGCACCTGAGTTACAACGTGCTGGTCACGAAGGAAAAGTTCAACATCGAGCATCTCACGCTGCCCAAGGACAAGGTCGACCTGGACGACAAGGCGGTCACGCGCTGGAAGGCGGAGCAGGAGCAGGTGAAGCAGGCGCTGGTTGAGAATTCCGCCTCGCGGCTCTGGCGAAGCTCGTTTGTCGAGCCGGTCAGCGGCAAGCGCACCGGCATTTTCGGGAGCGTCCGGGTCATGAACGGCCAGCCGCGCAATCCCCACAATGGAGAAGACATCGGTGCGCCGTTGGGCACGGAAGTCGCCACGACCAACGACGGGGTCGTGCGCCTCACGGTCGATCATTTTTTTTCCGGCAAGGGGATCTTCGTCGATCACGGGTTGGGCTTCTACAGCATGTACTTCCATCTGTCTGAAGTGCTGGTGAAGGAAGGTGATTTGGTCAAAGCCGGCCAGGTCATCGGCAAGGTCGGGGCCACCGGCCGCGCCACCGGTCCGCATCTCCATTGGGGCGTCAAGCTGAACGGCGCCCGCGTGAACCCCTACGCGCTCCTCGATCTGCCGTTCAGCAGCGCCGCCGCGTCCGGTATGCCTCCTGCTTCGGCCTCTTCTGCGGCCTCACCCGTTTCAGCAGGGGCGATCTCAGCCAAGCAATAA
- a CDS encoding nucleotidyltransferase has product MNQRWLDANPMAKARVTRFAAPSCPDYPLDIIYAADRHEHETLARAQRVLLQGLSLTVVSPEDLILLKLKASRPTDFDDVLAIVKNPRLQLDLAYLWDWVDRLGLQGELQYVFQAATGEEHGSGQQPP; this is encoded by the coding sequence GTGAATCAGCGATGGCTAGACGCCAATCCGATGGCCAAAGCGCGGGTCACTCGCTTTGCCGCACCGAGCTGTCCGGACTATCCTCTCGACATCATTTATGCAGCAGACCGGCATGAACACGAGACCCTGGCACGCGCCCAGAGAGTCTTGCTCCAGGGTCTTTCACTCACCGTGGTTTCTCCTGAGGATTTGATCCTCCTCAAATTGAAAGCCAGCCGGCCAACGGATTTTGACGACGTCCTTGCCATCGTCAAGAACCCGCGTCTCCAACTCGACCTGGCTTACCTATGGGATTGGGTAGATCGGCTGGGTTTACAGGGCGAGCTTCAGTACGTATTTCAGGCGGCAACCGGTGAGGAACACGGCAGCGGCCAGCAGCCTCCCTGA
- a CDS encoding DUF5615 family PIN-like protein, with the protein MKLLLDTCISGTAVAPLKAAGHDVVWIGDLSADPGDEEILALAYRESRILITLDKDFGELAVVRDQAHAGIIRLVVVSSSQQATLCEIVLKRYGTELESGAIVTVEPGRIRVRPRLPRTGKP; encoded by the coding sequence GTGAAACTCCTCCTCGATACCTGTATATCAGGTACCGCTGTGGCCCCGTTGAAAGCCGCAGGGCATGATGTTGTCTGGATAGGAGACTTGTCTGCTGATCCAGGTGACGAGGAGATCCTGGCACTGGCCTATCGGGAAAGTCGCATTCTCATCACTCTCGACAAGGATTTCGGCGAGTTGGCTGTAGTACGCGACCAGGCGCATGCCGGAATAATTCGTCTGGTAGTTGTCTCTTCCTCTCAGCAAGCGACTCTGTGCGAAATCGTTCTGAAACGATACGGCACTGAACTTGAGTCTGGTGCAATCGTGACGGTCGAGCCAGGACGCATTCGCGTGCGTCCTAGGCTTCCACGTACAGGGAAGCCCTGA
- a CDS encoding pyridoxamine 5'-phosphate oxidase family protein has product MSDSIENVAELEACIGKVPGPIDLKVIDHLDDGARRWIAASPLLFAAFGDGRNVGMTLGGGEQGFVQVLDASRLRLPAAALDELQLAREGLGFGALFLTPSIGETLRVGGRVAAVKGGEVEIHVDECYVHCAKALIRSKFWEAPAHHQMPDDAPDFVAASRFMALATVDAKGHADVSPKGDPQDMLIRLRQGCAWIADRPGNRRADSFRNMLTQPHVAAALLIPGCTKVALLSGRARITTDAAVRTDLSVAGKMPILLTCIEQPALSIRESAALTRAGLWPAKPRAEGIDSAAMFVAHIKHSKARGLQAKLARAAVSVPGIMEKGLQRDYRKNLY; this is encoded by the coding sequence GTGAGTGACTCAATTGAAAATGTCGCGGAACTGGAAGCGTGTATCGGCAAGGTTCCCGGACCGATCGATCTGAAAGTCATCGATCATCTCGATGACGGAGCGAGACGATGGATCGCGGCGTCGCCGCTGCTGTTTGCTGCGTTCGGCGACGGCCGCAACGTCGGCATGACGCTCGGCGGGGGCGAACAGGGATTTGTACAGGTCCTAGACGCTTCCCGACTGAGACTGCCGGCGGCGGCGCTGGACGAGCTGCAGCTTGCCCGCGAAGGGTTGGGATTCGGCGCGCTGTTCCTGACCCCCAGCATCGGCGAGACGTTACGCGTCGGCGGGCGTGTCGCTGCCGTCAAGGGCGGAGAGGTCGAGATCCACGTGGACGAATGTTACGTCCATTGCGCCAAGGCGCTGATCCGCTCGAAATTTTGGGAAGCACCAGCGCACCATCAGATGCCGGACGACGCGCCGGACTTTGTGGCTGCAAGCCGCTTCATGGCGCTTGCAACCGTCGATGCGAAAGGCCATGCGGATGTGAGTCCCAAGGGCGATCCGCAAGACATGCTGATCCGTCTGCGACAGGGCTGTGCCTGGATCGCCGACCGACCGGGGAACCGCCGCGCGGACAGCTTTCGAAACATGTTGACGCAGCCGCATGTCGCGGCGGCCCTGCTCATCCCAGGTTGTACGAAGGTCGCCCTGCTGTCCGGCAGGGCGCGGATCACGACCGATGCCGCAGTGCGGACCGATTTGTCCGTGGCGGGCAAGATGCCGATCCTCCTGACTTGCATCGAGCAGCCTGCATTGAGCATTCGCGAGAGCGCGGCGTTGACTCGGGCCGGACTCTGGCCGGCGAAGCCGCGTGCGGAAGGCATCGATTCGGCCGCAATGTTCGTGGCGCATATCAAGCACAGCAAGGCGCGCGGACTTCAGGCCAAGCTGGCGCGCGCGGCCGTGTCGGTCCCCGGCATCATGGAAAAAGGCTTGCAGCGCGACTATCGAAAGAATTTGTACTGA
- a CDS encoding HD domain-containing protein, translated as MTPPDSPRQSNAPYDGSALIADPIHKYVSFTVPYAQSDQHEGTEKDLIDSPWVQRLRYIYQLQSARWVYPSAEHTRFVHSLGTMHVAGKFARHLYPFLKKVAPDAPSEHYVESFLRVTALAHDIGHGPFCHFFDDNFLHSFNASHERLGQIIIRDHLGPIIRKIRRSPSGSFEKGEELDPDQIAHVILKEKGKDNSRLPRWLNVLQPVIGGSYTADNLDYVLRDSYMCGVAVGPVDLTRLIHYTILTDKGFTIHKTGLPALQMFLNTRMYLYSNVYFHRTTRAIDIHLRDIFGDTMKLIFPHDPRKKMDDYLTLTDWSLLEQARSWRKSRQSEERRLGEEWARILDRNVKWKMAYSTVLKEKGQERGMDFPSDEHFARQIRKELPAPLQKIEFRVDMAPLDPRPDPKDRRGNPLYVYDPGTKQVSVEPLEEFLDLLPTRLVQFRIYSHDHEHDAALSRAAATVLNKTPSSLESNY; from the coding sequence ATGACGCCGCCGGATTCTCCGCGTCAATCCAACGCCCCCTACGACGGCTCGGCGCTGATCGCCGATCCCATTCACAAGTACGTCTCCTTCACCGTTCCCTACGCGCAATCGGACCAGCACGAGGGCACCGAGAAGGACTTGATCGACTCGCCCTGGGTGCAGCGGCTCCGCTACATCTATCAATTGCAGAGCGCCCGCTGGGTGTACCCCTCTGCGGAGCACACTCGTTTCGTCCACTCGCTGGGCACCATGCACGTGGCCGGGAAGTTCGCGAGGCACCTCTATCCCTTCTTAAAGAAAGTTGCGCCCGACGCGCCGTCGGAGCACTACGTCGAGTCGTTCCTCCGCGTGACCGCGCTCGCGCACGACATCGGACACGGGCCTTTCTGTCATTTCTTCGACGACAATTTTCTCCACTCCTTCAACGCGAGCCACGAACGGCTCGGCCAGATCATCATCCGGGACCATCTCGGGCCGATCATCCGGAAAATCCGCCGTAGTCCCTCCGGCTCGTTTGAGAAGGGCGAAGAATTGGACCCCGATCAGATCGCGCACGTAATCCTCAAGGAAAAAGGCAAGGACAACTCCCGCCTGCCGCGCTGGCTCAACGTCCTGCAGCCGGTGATCGGCGGCAGCTACACGGCGGACAATCTGGACTACGTCCTCCGGGACTCCTACATGTGCGGCGTGGCGGTGGGACCGGTCGATCTGACGAGGCTGATCCACTATACGATCCTCACCGACAAGGGTTTCACGATCCACAAGACGGGCTTGCCGGCGCTCCAGATGTTCTTGAACACGCGGATGTATCTCTACTCCAACGTGTACTTCCACCGGACGACCAGAGCGATCGACATCCACCTGCGGGACATCTTCGGCGACACGATGAAGCTCATTTTCCCGCACGACCCGCGGAAGAAGATGGACGACTACCTCACGCTGACCGACTGGTCGCTGCTCGAGCAGGCGCGGAGCTGGCGGAAATCCCGGCAGAGCGAAGAACGGCGCCTCGGCGAGGAATGGGCCAGGATCCTCGACCGGAACGTGAAGTGGAAAATGGCCTACAGCACCGTGTTGAAGGAAAAGGGGCAGGAGCGGGGCATGGACTTCCCCAGCGACGAACACTTCGCCAGGCAGATCAGAAAAGAACTGCCGGCGCCGCTTCAGAAAATCGAGTTCCGCGTCGACATGGCCCCGCTGGATCCTCGTCCCGATCCCAAGGACCGGCGCGGCAACCCCCTTTACGTCTACGACCCAGGCACGAAGCAGGTCTCGGTGGAGCCGCTGGAAGAATTCCTGGATTTGCTGCCGACCCGCCTGGTCCAGTTCCGCATCTATTCACACGACCACGAACACGACGCAGCCCTCTCGCGCGCCGCCGCCACGGTACTGAATAAGACCCCCTCTAGCCTCGAATCGAACTACTAG
- the prcB gene encoding proteasome subunit beta has translation MKLPFLPNHDDSSFFDFLTAQHPDLTPGVRAAALAPAGADVARQAGSVTVPQATTVLGLRYQGGVVIAGDRRATEGFQIAERRIEKVFKIDDYSAMAIAGAAGPCIEMAKLFQTELEHYEKLEGVQLSCEGKANKLGQMVKANLPMVFQGLVVMPLYVGYDLKRGEGRIFKYDLAGGRYEESDYHSIGSGGKDARNAMREHFRKGMSEQDALKLALMALYNAADDDVGTGGPDLVRGIYPTAKIVNATGITDVPEQQIRGIYDEMIAARRAKEH, from the coding sequence ATGAAACTGCCTTTTCTCCCCAATCACGACGACTCCAGTTTTTTCGATTTCCTCACGGCGCAACACCCCGATCTCACCCCGGGCGTCCGGGCCGCGGCGCTGGCGCCTGCCGGAGCGGATGTTGCCAGGCAGGCCGGGTCCGTGACCGTGCCGCAGGCCACCACCGTGCTGGGCCTCAGGTATCAGGGCGGGGTCGTGATCGCCGGAGACCGTCGCGCGACCGAGGGCTTCCAAATCGCCGAGCGGCGCATCGAGAAGGTCTTCAAGATCGACGACTACTCGGCTATGGCGATCGCAGGTGCCGCGGGGCCCTGCATCGAGATGGCCAAGCTCTTTCAGACCGAGCTGGAACATTACGAAAAGCTGGAAGGCGTGCAGCTGTCCTGCGAAGGCAAGGCCAACAAGCTCGGCCAGATGGTGAAGGCCAACCTGCCCATGGTCTTTCAAGGTTTGGTCGTGATGCCGCTCTACGTCGGCTACGACCTGAAACGCGGGGAGGGCCGGATCTTCAAGTACGACCTGGCGGGCGGGCGATACGAGGAATCGGACTACCACTCCATTGGGTCCGGCGGGAAGGACGCGCGCAACGCCATGCGGGAACATTTCCGCAAGGGGATGTCCGAGCAGGACGCACTCAAGCTCGCGCTCATGGCCCTGTACAATGCCGCCGACGACGACGTCGGCACCGGAGGTCCCGATCTGGTCCGCGGCATCTATCCCACTGCGAAGATCGTGAACGCCACCGGGATTACCGACGTGCCCGAGCAGCAGATCCGCGGCATCTACGACGAGATGATCGCCGCCCGCCGGGCGAAGGAACACTGA
- a CDS encoding DUF433 domain-containing protein — protein MDEQLLLKRITVNPEIFRGKPIVRGRRLAVEHVLGMLAAGDTFDTILLGYPWLEREDIQACLAYAHRLVGHERIEPLPLEPAS, from the coding sequence ATGGATGAGCAACTTTTGCTTAAGCGGATTACAGTCAACCCGGAAATATTCCGTGGTAAGCCGATTGTGAGAGGTCGCCGGCTTGCTGTTGAGCATGTTCTCGGCATGCTCGCTGCAGGTGACACATTCGATACGATTCTGCTTGGATATCCGTGGCTGGAACGTGAGGATATTCAAGCTTGTCTTGCATATGCTCACCGGCTTGTCGGCCATGAGCGGATTGAGCCGCTGCCCCTCGAACCCGCCTCGTGA
- a CDS encoding IS30 family transposase produces MGRHYAQLSLEDRCTIARARDAGQTIRQIAAALDRAPSTILRELRRNRGQQVGYAPAYAQQQTRSRRWRGSRLLRHPALQVHVLRWLGWGWSPAQVAGRLKRDGGVLRISYESIYRFIASQIRRTKDYRWRHYLPRGKSKRGWRGRKGGSAVDHIRRRVAIGERPAAVQQRQEPGHWEADLMLFAKYGQAVLVTHERRSRVLVASRQPSKAASPVARRLTALFQTLPPALRRTITFDNGTEFAYHYQLHPLGMQTFFCDPHAPWQKGGIENGIGRMRRALPRKTDLATLSTRRLLALVRAYNHTPRKCLDYETPAEVSTRDLLHFKCDSTFPLSRE; encoded by the coding sequence ATGGGACGACACTATGCACAGCTCTCCTTGGAAGACCGGTGTACGATTGCCCGGGCTCGCGACGCCGGGCAAACAATCCGCCAAATCGCAGCAGCTCTGGATCGCGCGCCATCGACCATTCTGCGGGAGCTGAGGCGCAATCGCGGCCAGCAGGTCGGCTATGCGCCCGCCTACGCCCAGCAGCAGACCCGCAGCCGCCGGTGGCGCGGGAGTCGTCTGCTCCGTCATCCGGCGCTGCAGGTCCACGTCCTGCGCTGGTTAGGATGGGGCTGGTCGCCCGCTCAAGTCGCCGGACGGCTCAAGCGCGATGGCGGGGTGCTGCGCATCAGCTACGAGTCGATCTACCGGTTCATCGCCAGCCAGATCCGCCGGACGAAAGACTATCGCTGGCGGCACTATTTGCCGCGAGGTAAAAGCAAGCGTGGGTGGCGGGGGCGCAAAGGCGGCAGTGCCGTGGACCACATCCGCCGCCGCGTGGCGATTGGCGAGCGACCGGCGGCGGTCCAGCAGCGGCAGGAACCCGGCCATTGGGAGGCCGATCTGATGCTGTTTGCGAAATATGGCCAAGCGGTCCTGGTGACGCATGAACGTCGCTCGCGCGTGTTGGTGGCGAGCCGACAACCGAGCAAGGCGGCCTCGCCCGTCGCACGCCGCCTCACCGCCCTGTTTCAGACACTGCCGCCGGCCTTGCGCCGCACGATCACCTTTGATAATGGCACCGAATTCGCGTATCACTATCAGCTGCACCCGCTCGGCATGCAGACGTTTTTCTGTGACCCGCATGCGCCGTGGCAGAAAGGAGGCATCGAAAACGGGATCGGCCGGATGCGACGCGCCCTCCCGCGGAAAACGGACTTGGCCACGCTCTCCACCCGCCGCTTGCTGGCGCTGGTGCGGGCCTACAATCACACCCCGCGCAAGTGTCTAGACTATGAGACGCCCGCAGAGGTGTCTACTCGTGATCTGTTGCACTTCAAATGTGACTCCACCTTCCCGCTGTCGCGGGAATGA
- the prcA gene encoding proteasome subunit alpha, translated as MAMPYYVSPEQMMQDKAEYARKGIARGRSIIAMEYVNGILLAADNPSASLHKISEVYDNIAFAGAGKYSEFENLRKAGIRHADLKGFMYSREDVTARSLANGYSQSLGTIFGQELKPLEVEILVVQVGNNGHANEMYRISFDGSIIDERLYAVIGGKSEAVQALLKDKLPAEPPDLKAALSLCVSSLDPTGSQKLSPESLEVAVLDRTRDSRKFRRFTPTETKQLLS; from the coding sequence ATGGCGATGCCCTATTACGTTTCGCCCGAACAGATGATGCAGGACAAGGCGGAGTATGCCCGCAAGGGCATCGCCCGCGGCCGTTCCATCATCGCGATGGAATACGTGAACGGCATCCTGTTGGCCGCGGACAATCCCAGCGCCTCCCTCCACAAGATTTCCGAGGTCTACGACAACATCGCCTTCGCCGGCGCGGGCAAGTACAGCGAGTTCGAGAACCTCCGCAAGGCCGGCATCCGGCACGCCGATCTCAAGGGATTCATGTACAGCCGTGAAGACGTGACCGCCCGCTCGCTGGCCAACGGCTACTCCCAGAGCCTGGGCACCATCTTCGGCCAGGAGCTCAAGCCGCTCGAAGTCGAGATCCTGGTCGTGCAGGTCGGCAACAACGGGCATGCCAACGAGATGTACCGCATCTCGTTCGACGGCAGCATCATCGACGAGCGTCTCTACGCGGTCATCGGCGGCAAGTCCGAGGCGGTGCAGGCTCTGCTCAAAGACAAGCTGCCCGCGGAGCCGCCGGATCTCAAGGCCGCGCTCTCGCTCTGCGTCTCGTCCCTCGATCCGACCGGAAGCCAGAAGTTGTCCCCGGAGAGCCTGGAGGTCGCGGTGTTGGATCGCACGAGGGACAGCAGAAAATTCCGCCGCTTCACCCCAACCGAAACCAAACAGCTGCTGTCCTGA